CAATGGCTGCCTCGTTATGCGTCATGACAGTCAATTCCAACCGGTGGACGCCAACCGTCCTTGCCCACGCTTCCACCGCCCGAAACAGCGCCGTGCCAATGCCTTGTCCGGTATACGCCTGGAGAATGCCAATGACCAAATACACCGTTCTCCGGTTACGCCGCACATGGCCACCCATCGCCTGGATATGTCCCACGATCCGTCCATCCACCTCAGCCACAAACGCCGTTTGGTTGTCGCGACCGAACATCGACGCCAACCGCGCGCGCTCCTCCGGAACGGTCGTTTCTCGTTCTCCCGGCTCATAGAGCATGAACGAGGTCTCTTCGTCCAATTGACGGCATAATTGCAAATACGCCTCTGCGTCCTCCATCGCGATTTTCCGCACGTGAACCATAGCCACCAAAATCCACTCCCTACGAAATCGATCTGTCTGATGTGTCTATAGAATATCAAGGATCAAAAATGGGACCGACCCTCATCTTCAGTTAAGCGTGACCCAAGCCACTTTATGGCTGTTTCTTCGTGACGCACCATTGTCATAGCAGTTCCCCTTGCGGCTCATACTGCAAACCATGTTGTACTGCTCTAGTTTTGCCTGGTATTCATGTGAAGCGTATTGTGAACCGCGGTCAGAGTGATGAACGAGTCCTGGTGCCGGGGATTTTGTTCCCAGGCCATATCTAATGCGCCGTCCACTAGGTCGGTTGTCATACGGACACTCAGCTTCCACCCCACTATCTTGCGTGTAAATAAATCTAATACACTTGCTAAGTACATCCTGCCTTGGGCCGTGCGGATATACGTAATATCCGCCACCCATACCTTATTGGGTTTCGAGGTTGTAAACTGCTGGTTTAACACGTTTGGCGCCACCGGTAGTGAATGATTCGAGTCTGTTGTATTGACGCGAAATTTCTTCATAATACGGGAACAAATCCCCTTTTGGCGCATGATCCGTCCAACTGTTTTCTCCGTAACCTTACGGCCTTCCCGGAGAAGCAGTTGCGCATTTTGGGGCTATCATACAAACCATTACTGTCCTCATAATGATGCACAATACGTTTCATTAGTTCTTCACGACGCTTTTGTTGCTCACTCACCGGTGCATTCCGCCACTTGTAATAACCGCTCCGCGACACACAGAGCACTTTGCACATCTTCTCGATCCGAAAAACGGAGCAATGGTCCTCGATAAATTGGAACCTTATTTCCGGTGACACCTCGTTATTGGATTAGTTATATACTCATATAACCCAACTCGCTGTGTCCACTTTTTAGTCCGCTATCAATTATGTACCAAAAGTGACCTTGACATTTAAGCAAGATCACTTTTTGATATAACTTAATTTCTCGGCATTATTTGGGTCACCGGAGGCGAAGCTGTAGGATCATCTAACCCAGGGGTGGCGGTTACAGAGTTCCCTGAACTTGGTGATGATTTGAGTTTCAGAAACGCGACTTTCCATTTTCCATTCATCTTTTGAAGATCAAAGTGGTAAGTCTGTTTATCAACTGAATTTATGGTTAACGAAGTGTTTACTACTGCATGGGTTGAGTCTGTATATTGCACGTTCAAGATTGAAAAGCTCGTTGGTTTTTGGTCTTTCCATTGCTCGTAATGCTGTAATTCTAACTGTTGAGTCGGATAAAATTCGTCATAAACATAGGTAGTCGCCTGCAACAAATTGCCCTTCTCCTGAGCTTGTATCCATGACTTCACTACTCCCTCCGGAGTTGTTGGATAAGATGCCGACATGGTTGCTGTTGTACTCTTCGAGTGATTGTTAACCAATACTCCACCGACAGAGACTGCAATTACAAGTCCGGCTGCAACAGCGATATAATTTACAGCATTAATCCTTCTTCTTGGCTTAGATGAGGATCTTAGAATTTTTCTCCAAATTTCGTCTCGCTTAGCTTCACTCAACGAGACATCTTTCCACGGTCGAAGCAGCTCAGCGGCGTCCTTTTTATCCATACGTATCCTCCTTCACATACCATTCCCGAAAGAAAGGGCTCTTCGGAGTTCATTGGTACCCTTTGTTTCAAGTCGATATACCTTGCTTCTACTTATCCCTAGGATTTCAGCGATCTCATTAACTTGTAAATCCTCAACGTGTCTTAGATAAAGAACATTACGCTCTTCAATAGATAAATCTTTTAAACTATCCATGATTTCTACAAGAGATTCTAGGTGTGAGTGTGATTCTGAATTTGCCAATGGGAGTAACCGGTTTAACCCTGTCGTTGTAATCCTTTTCTTGCGTAAACTATCACGTATACAATTCTTTGCAATCACAAACAACCATGTCTTTGGCTGAGCTTCCTGACGAAAGTTTTTCCAGCTTTTTATTGCCTTTATAAAGACATCCTGCACGATATCCTCTGCCTCTTCGTGTGCGTGGGTGGAAAACAGTGCAAATCGATAAACGTCTTGTGCGTACTCCCGAAACAAAATTTCTACTGCATTAATTCCATCTACATCCGTAAGCGTAAAACGCAGCACACCTCGTAAGGCTAGTTAGAGTCTTAGGTAGTGGTGTAAATTCCACGGCTAGATCTTGACGAAAAAGCCATCGAGTGCAATCTACTAAAAGTGTCGAGCAATTAGTAGGGAGGCACATCGATGGCTTCTACAGACAAGATCGCACTTTTGGAGTTAATTCGCAAGATCGGATTAGAAGATGGTGATGTCGATTTTTTGAAGGAAGGGCTGAGAGTCCTAACCCAGGCAGTGATGGAGGCTGAAGTGAGCTCCTTGATTGGCGCTGAACGGTATGAGCGCAGTGAGAAACGCAGCAATAGCCGTAATGGTTACAGAGAACGGGAATGGGACACCCGTGTCGGAACGATTGATTTGCAGATTCCGAAGCTTCGGAAAGGAAGCTACTTCCCCAGCATGCTAGAGCCTCGGCGGAAAGCTGAGAAGGCGTTGCTGTCCGTTGTTCAAGAGGCGTATGTGCATGGTGTGAGCACCCGCAAGGTGGACGAGTTGGTTGAGTCTATGGGCATTCAAGGAATTAGCAAGAGTGAAGTATCTCGTATCTGCAAAGAGTTAGACGAAGTAGTGCAGGAATTTAAAAACCGCCCACTTGAGGGGACATACCCATATCTATGGTTGGATGCGACATTCCCGAGAGTCCGTGAAGGCGGACGAGTTCAGAGTATGGCATTTGTAATTGCAATTGGCGTGCGAGACACCGGTGAGCGTGAGGTGTTGGGGTTTGACATTGGGACTAGTGAGGATGGCTCGTTTTGGCTGACATTCATCCGAAGTCTGGTTGCGCGTGGGTTGCGTGGTGTACAGCTGGTAATTAGTGATGCTCACGAAGGACTGCGCAGTGCGATTGGCTCTGCGTTGACCGGAGCGACCTGGCAGCGCTGTCGAGTTCATACAATGCGCAACATCCTCAGCCAGGTGCCTAGAGCGTCGCAACCGATGGTCTCGTCTATTGTCCGGACCATATTCGCTCAGCCAACACAGGAAACAGCCAAACAGCAACTGGATGTGGTCGTAGAGCAACTTCGTGGAAAGTTTCCAAAGGCGATGGATGTCTTGGAACGTGCAGAGGAAGACGTGCTAGCGTACATGGCATTCCCGAAGGAACACTGGAAACAGATATGCTCGACAAACCCACTTGAGCGCTTAAATCGTGAACTCAGGCGACGCTTCGATGTCGTTGGTATCTTCCCGAACCGAGAGTCTGTCATTCGTCTAGGCGGAGCAATCCTCCAGGAACAGAACGATGAATGGATTGTAGCAAGGCGCTACTTTAGCCGAGAGTCAATGGCAAAACTCATGAGCACTCAAGAACCGCAATTACTGGCGCCAACGTCAGTTTTGCATAAATAGCCGACACGAAGTGGTTGCACTCAATTTACACCACTTGACGGGACACCACCTAAGGCTACACTCTGGGTGGGATAATCTCCTCAAATGAAACTGAGGAGAGTGAGGTACATGTCAAGAACCGAGCTACGTGAAGAATGGGAGAGTCGCCTCACCGAGTTTGAGTCCAGTGGGCAAACGGCTACAGTCTGGTGTGCGGTGCACGGGATCAATATTCATCGCTTTCGCTACTGGTCCAGCAAGCTTCGAGGGAATCGACGAAAGCCTTCAAATGGAGAGGTTCGTTGGCTTTCAGTGGAGATGGAATCAGTCATTAAACCGAGCAGTAACGAAGCGCTCACTGTTCAGGTTGGTCAAGCCAGGATTGAAGTGTCTGAGGGCTTCAACACCAAACTGTTCATACAGGTCGTTCAGGCTTTGGCAGATGCTCATCCATGAGGCGAATTCAGAGCAACGGGTGTACTTGGCGAGCGGCAGTACAGATCTTCGTAAGTCTATCGACGGGCTGGCAGTCCTGGTTCAAGAGGTCTTTCAGCTCAGTCCATTTTCGCCTTCCCTCTTCGTTTTCTGCAACCGAAAACGAGACAAGCTTAAAATCCTAGAGTGGGATACGAATGGATTCTGGCTCCATTATCGTCGTTTGGAACGTGGTCGCTTTCAATGGCCGGACGTAACGAACAGCGAAACGGTTACGGTCAGTCGGCAGCAGTTGCGGTGGTTGCTAGACGGACTGTCCATCACCCAACGACAGGCTCATAAAAAGGTAACCGCGCGCACGGTCATCTAGTCTCTCAGTGGCAAAATAAAAGTTCCGTAATCTCTTTTGTGACAAGGGATTTTAGCTCGCATGTCGAAATATATAGCATGGCGAAACCAAAGAGTTCCACCACCGAACAGGTTGAATCCTTGCAGCAAGAAAACACCATACTTAAGCAGCAAAATGACGAACTCAAGTCTAAGGTAGAGTGGCTTGAGGAGAAATTGCGCAAAGCAACTCACCAACGTTTTGCTGCGTCTAGTGAACGGACCAAGACCGACTCCGTACAGACGCTGTTGTTTAACGAAGCCGAAGTCGAGTCTGAACCTACGCTTGAAGAGCCCACCATGGAAACCATCACCTACAAGCGAAAAAAGAAACGTCCGGGTCAGCGTGATGAACTCCTAAAGGACCTGCCCGTGGAGCGAATGGAGTATCGCTTACCCGAAGAGGAGCAGGTGTGTTCCTGCTGTGGTGGCGCCATGCATGAAATGAGTTCTGAAACGCGAACTGAGATAAAAATCATTCCGGCTCAGATGAAGGTCGTGGAGCATGTTCAATATATCTACGCCTGTCGTCATTGTGAGAAGCATGAAACTGAAACCCCTGTTGTGAAAGCTTCCATGCCACGTCCGGCATTTCCGGGGAGCTTAGCTTCTGCCTCAGCAGTGGCTTACATCATGAGTAAGAAATACGTCGAGGGGATGCCACTCTATCGGCAGGAGCAACAGTTTGAGCGACAGGGCTTTCCGTTATCACGACAAACCATGGCCAATTGGGTCCTAGCCGGTGCAACGACATGGTTGAGTAAAATATACGACCGGATGCACCAGGAACTCTTACAACGGAAGTACTTACACGCAGACGAGACAACGCTGCAGGTACTTCACGAATCCGGCAGAACCGCAGATACGAAGTCCTACATGTGGCTCTACCGCAGTGGACGGGACGGTCCACCCATTGTTTTGTACGACTACCAAGAGACGCGCAGTCGGGAGCATCCAACAAGGTTCCTCCAAGGATTTCACGGATACATCCATGTGGATGGCTACGTAGGGTACGAGGACATTCCGGATGTGACCCTGTCAGGGTGCTGGAGTCATGCCCGAAGGAAATTCGACGAGGCCATCAAGGCCTTACCCGCATCCAAACGGAACACGCCCGTGGCTGCAAGGGAAGGACTGGAATATTGCAATCGTCTCTTCAAAATTGAGCGTGGGTTAAAAGACATAACTCCCGAGAAGCGGTACGAACAGCGCCTCGAGCAAAGTCGTCCAGTCCTGGATGCTTTTTTGCCATGGCTTGAATTCCAGAAGGAAAACATACTCCCAAAGAGTGCCTTGGGAGAGGCAGTGAATTATTGCCTACGCCAATGGGGTAAGCTCACCGTGTTCCTTGAGGATGGCCATCTGGAGATCGATAACAACCGCGGTGAACGTTCCATTAAGCCATTTGTGATCGGGAGAAAGAACTTCCTGTTCAGCAATACGCCGCGCGGAGCTAGAGCGAGCGCCATCACATACAGTATCGTGGAAACTGCAAAAGAGAATGGACTCGACCCGTTTCAATATCTGTGCTATCTGTTCGAGCAACTACCAAACGTCCCCGACGATGAATCTGACTCGTTGGCCGCGCTGCTGCCTTGGGCTGGGAACTTACCGGACGAAGTGCGACATTCAAGGAGAAAGACTCCATAACACGACAGTAGTCCCCGCCGTAACCGGTGGGGATTTCTGATTATAATGACGACGAATGACCTACCTTCAATGTGTCCTGCGTTTGACGCTTACCTACATCCGACACGGTGCTAGCTCCCCTCCCGTCATCTACACAATTAGACGAATCAACAATCACTTTTGCGCGCTTTATCTTAAGAAAATAGCATTCAAGTTACTTATAAGGATAAACCAAAACAACTTTCTATTTTATTAATAATAATGAAATCATTGATCTTCTCAACAAAATTGTATATAATTTCAATTGTTTAGACAATATACAAAGGGGTTGTTTTGTATGAGAAAAGGTATTGCTCTAGCGTTAGTATCAAGTTTTGCTATTATGGGCTCGACAATTGGTACTGCTTTCGCCTCAACTGCCGGCTTCCGACCAAGCACTTCATATGAATCATCCGTGGTTCAACAACAAGTTGAAAGCGGGGATGTAACATCAATTAGCCCCGGCCTAGGACAAGCTGCTCAACAGGCAAGCTCACTCTTGAATCCCTCCGTGAGCATCTCACCAGAAGTCTTACCTGGGAGTGGGTGGACAAAGGTTTACTCAAGCACCATTAGCGATATTGGTTCAACTGGATACGACACTTCAGATTTTTATATTGGTTCCGCACTTGAGGTAGACGCTTCTTCGTATGCGACGGCTCCTCAGAATTCTGGAGGCTCGTATTATATTGCCTTGTGGCGGGACAACGGCATTTTTTCTTCGCCAACTTTAGTTAAAAGCTCCGCTACCTTCCCTTATTGTAGCCGCTCACGCTGTTTGTCGGTGGTTAGTTTACCGCCATTGGCGGAGCGGCTGCAACGTCAGTCTGCTATGTAGTTGAGTGCTACGCCGTCAATCACTCAGCCCGCGCTTCCTCTTTGCCATTCCTGGTCCGTTAAAACCCGCCCTACATGGCTCTCATCAATTGCCTCGCTGTTTTTTGCGGCTGCATCATACAGCGCCTGCGTACACATTTGATTCACCACCCGTGGTATTCCCTTGCTGGCCGCATGAATCATTTGCATCGCGGCGTCCGTAAACACGGGCAGATTGCCCCCGGTTTGTTTCATTTGGTGTCGAATATACTCCGTTGACTCCTCACGGGTCATGCCACTTAAATGGTACGCCATCTCTATCCGCTGAGATATGGCCTCATACTTTTTCAACCGAAGCTTGCGGCGCATTGTTTTGGCCAATCCATAATGGCCGAAAGTTGACTGAATTGCCTGTCCAGGAGTTGACGTATATCATGTCCTTATCCTAGGAATGGAAAAGGACGTCTCCTTTTGCGTTGCACCGCCCGAACAGTGCAACAGGAAACGTCCCCAACTCGTATGGTAATTCTATCAGATTATCAGCTCGTTGAGCAGTCCACCCGAGTTTTTTGTTCGGAGTGAGGAATGCATCCCGTGTCCTTGCTGTCAGGGCCAACTTGTTGTATGCGGAAGCCGACGTAGACGTTATACGCAGAGTAACGGTGACCAACTCACCCTTATCATTCGGCGCCTTCGTTGCACGGAGTGTCATCGTATCCACCACGAACTCCCAGATATTCTTGTGCCCTACAAGCGCTATGACCGAGAAAGTATAGAGCAGATCATTACCGAATCATCCCCTTCAGTGGGGGCGGACGAATCCACCATCCGCCGTGTCCGTCAATGGTTCGAGACATGGTCTTCGTATGCTACCGGTTGTCTGGTTGCTATTGCAAACCGTCACGGCCGTGTGTTGGAACCGTCCTATCCAACACAATCCTCACTCCATCGAATTGGACATTTGGTCGGCGACGCCGTCGGGTGGATGGCCCGTGCTGTCCGCCCTATTGCAAATCTACATTTGTGGACACATACCCGTTCTGCCTTTGTGTCCGCTTCTTCTCTGTCTACTATTCAGGCTAACCCCACTTGAAGGAGAGGTTAGCCATGAAAGATTGGAAAAAAGCGGAGGATGTGGCCGTGTATCGTGTTCAGTTGCTGTCTCCACTTTTGGAAGATGGACTGGATTCAGCGCAACTTCGCAGACGCAAGGCAGAGATCTGTGCACAGACCGGGTTATCGGAACGAACATTGCGCCGCTATTTAGCTACATTTCGTGAACAAGGTTTTGAGGGACTCAAACCGAGGTCAAAATCTAGCCGTCGAGCTCAGGTGATCCCGGATGAGATTCTGGAAGAGGCCATTTTGTTGCGCAGAGAGGTTCCTTCTCGAAGCGTCTCGCAGATCATTCGTATTCTCGAATGGGAAGGAAAAGTGGCACCTGGGGAAATTCGGAGAACAACTCTTCAAGAGAAACTTGCTCGTCGAGGATATAGTGCCGGACACATGCGAATGTATGCTGAAACCGGTGTGGCAGCGCGTAGGTTT
Above is a genomic segment from Alicyclobacillus acidoterrestris containing:
- a CDS encoding GNAT family N-acetyltransferase; this translates as MVHVRKIAMEDAEAYLQLCRQLDEETSFMLYEPGERETTVPEERARLASMFGRDNQTAFVAEVDGRIVGHIQAMGGHVRRNRRTVYLVIGILQAYTGQGIGTALFRAVEAWARTVGVHRLELTVMTHNEAAIGLYRKMGFQIEGTARETLFVDGRYVDEYWMAKLLA
- a CDS encoding DDE-type integrase/transposase/recombinase, producing the protein MRQKGICSRIMKKFRVNTTDSNHSLPVAPNVLNQQFTTSKPNKVWVADITYIRTAQGRMYLASVLDLFTRKIVGWKLSVRMTTDLVDGALDMAWEQNPRHQDSFITLTAVHNTLHMNTRQN
- a CDS encoding nuclear transport factor 2 family protein; translated protein: MDKKDAAELLRPWKDVSLSEAKRDEIWRKILRSSSKPRRRINAVNYIAVAAGLVIAVSVGGVLVNNHSKSTTATMSASYPTTPEGVVKSWIQAQEKGNLLQATTYVYDEFYPTQQLELQHYEQWKDQKPTSFSILNVQYTDSTHAVVNTSLTINSVDKQTYHFDLQKMNGKWKVAFLKLKSSPSSGNSVTATPGLDDPTASPPVTQIMPRN
- a CDS encoding RNA polymerase sigma factor → MLRFTLTDVDGINAVEILFREYAQDVYRFALFSTHAHEEAEDIVQDVFIKAIKSWKNFRQEAQPKTWLFVIAKNCIRDSLRKKRITTTGLNRLLPLANSESHSHLESLVEIMDSLKDLSIEERNVLYLRHVEDLQVNEIAEILGISRSKVYRLETKGTNELRRALSFGNGM
- a CDS encoding IS256 family transposase — encoded protein: MASTDKIALLELIRKIGLEDGDVDFLKEGLRVLTQAVMEAEVSSLIGAERYERSEKRSNSRNGYREREWDTRVGTIDLQIPKLRKGSYFPSMLEPRRKAEKALLSVVQEAYVHGVSTRKVDELVESMGIQGISKSEVSRICKELDEVVQEFKNRPLEGTYPYLWLDATFPRVREGGRVQSMAFVIAIGVRDTGEREVLGFDIGTSEDGSFWLTFIRSLVARGLRGVQLVISDAHEGLRSAIGSALTGATWQRCRVHTMRNILSQVPRASQPMVSSIVRTIFAQPTQETAKQQLDVVVEQLRGKFPKAMDVLERAEEDVLAYMAFPKEHWKQICSTNPLERLNRELRRRFDVVGIFPNRESVIRLGGAILQEQNDEWIVARRYFSRESMAKLMSTQEPQLLAPTSVLHK
- the tnpA gene encoding IS66 family insertion sequence element accessory protein TnpA translates to MSRTELREEWESRLTEFESSGQTATVWCAVHGINIHRFRYWSSKLRGNRRKPSNGEVRWLSVEMESVIKPSSNEALTVQVGQARIEVSEGFNTKLFIQVVQALADAHP
- the tnpB gene encoding IS66 family insertion sequence element accessory protein TnpB (TnpB, as the term is used for proteins encoded by IS66 family insertion elements, is considered an accessory protein, since TnpC, encoded by a neighboring gene, is a DDE family transposase.); amino-acid sequence: MLIHEANSEQRVYLASGSTDLRKSIDGLAVLVQEVFQLSPFSPSLFVFCNRKRDKLKILEWDTNGFWLHYRRLERGRFQWPDVTNSETVTVSRQQLRWLLDGLSITQRQAHKKVTARTVI
- the tnpC gene encoding IS66 family transposase; this translates as MAKPKSSTTEQVESLQQENTILKQQNDELKSKVEWLEEKLRKATHQRFAASSERTKTDSVQTLLFNEAEVESEPTLEEPTMETITYKRKKKRPGQRDELLKDLPVERMEYRLPEEEQVCSCCGGAMHEMSSETRTEIKIIPAQMKVVEHVQYIYACRHCEKHETETPVVKASMPRPAFPGSLASASAVAYIMSKKYVEGMPLYRQEQQFERQGFPLSRQTMANWVLAGATTWLSKIYDRMHQELLQRKYLHADETTLQVLHESGRTADTKSYMWLYRSGRDGPPIVLYDYQETRSREHPTRFLQGFHGYIHVDGYVGYEDIPDVTLSGCWSHARRKFDEAIKALPASKRNTPVAAREGLEYCNRLFKIERGLKDITPEKRYEQRLEQSRPVLDAFLPWLEFQKENILPKSALGEAVNYCLRQWGKLTVFLEDGHLEIDNNRGERSIKPFVIGRKNFLFSNTPRGARASAITYSIVETAKENGLDPFQYLCYLFEQLPNVPDDESDSLAALLPWAGNLPDEVRHSRRKTP
- a CDS encoding DUF6431 domain-containing protein; its protein translation is MSSPPEFFVRSEECIPCPCCQGQLVVCGSRRRRYTQSNGDQLTLIIRRLRCTECHRIHHELPDILVPYKRYDRESIEQIITESSPSVGADESTIRRVRQWFETWSSYATGCLVAIANRHGRVLEPSYPTQSSLHRIGHLVGDAVGWMARAVRPIANLHLWTHTRSAFVSASSLSTIQANPT